One genomic segment of Polyodon spathula isolate WHYD16114869_AA chromosome 17, ASM1765450v1, whole genome shotgun sequence includes these proteins:
- the fbxo34 gene encoding LOW QUALITY PROTEIN: F-box only protein 34 (The sequence of the model RefSeq protein was modified relative to this genomic sequence to represent the inferred CDS: inserted 1 base in 1 codon) codes for MSSCRAALYREPRKPAASCTFHPARRSTTMHLKPYPKFQKKDLPLEMSQDSLRAHYPSQQGALRTERCSNACVTWQPCSPGGLHGNGMAKRRPFGVLSTNTMCNSSNSAGPKPSGESLYARARKSRTASLNSITGSLLLLSTASENDDSFNIHRGDEAEGPLDIWAVIKPGNTKEKIAIFAASSDNSSSAGNGNRNLSVSIRNSSNSSSPSSRTVSIKIKGSWEVEGSIAKRRKRSVDPDTLKTPEQKPQLQPTRTRDCGAREVGGQLDSMVTEGDXGGEEETEEEEDGDGEGGKALSVVEMVAYLEQRASDLLTDCTKHCPVRSLGCVGQSKGGTAVEQQSVSESQGDCVRVLEMVAKLESECLKRQCEREASGGLSRNNSLRRNVGRVLLATGQVPPLSMQQPESEPQHNPQQGQNCLEEEEEEEEEESPDKLSKRSPQKNGDCCETLASETASLVFREREGSYCCDGSVDLREPLHLNCRPKGCCEEGMEQQGERRRRRRRRVEEEEEEEEEGSAGESSCVMKEGDSGARAGPQQERREEYEPHVGHREEQIPGMLFFRQTPSSTEQDQLSKPPAAAAAKKDEEEEAGKEESRESERSIDSAPQRDSTPTELPRPLSGEEGETESEGVSQQREMLPLRRLVSHEFLEMRFKIQQLLEPQQYMAFLPHHIIVQIFRFLPTETLAALKCTCHYFQFIIESYNVRPADSRWVCDPRYRDDPCKQCKKRYGRGDVSLCRWHPKPYCQALPYGPGYWMCCHGSQKDAAGCSVGLHDNRWVPAFHSLNMPIYKRVRGAEEDTS; via the exons ATGAGTTCCTGCAGAGCTGCCCTCTACAGGGAACCCCGGAAACCTGCGGCATCCTGCACCTTCCACCCTGCGCGCCG gtCCACCACTATGCATCTTAAGCCATATCCCAAGTTTCAAAAGAAGGACTTGCCATTGGAGATGAGCCAGGACAGCCTCCGTGCCCATTACCCAagccagcagggggcgctgcGGACTGAGCGATGCTCTAACGCCTGTGTCACCTGGCAACCTTGCTCACCAGGGGGCTTGCATGGCAACGGCATGGCCAAGCGACGCCCCTTTGGGGTGCTGTCCACCAACACCATGTGCAATAGCAGCAACAGCGCGGGCCCCAAACCCAGCGGGGAGTCCCTGTACGCCCGGGCCAGGAAAAGCAGGACGGCCTCTCTGAACTCCATCACAGGGTCTCTTCTGCTGCTGTCCACCGCCTCCGAGAACGACGATTCCTTCAACATCCACCGGGGAGACGAGGCTGAGGGGCCTCTGGACATCTGGGCAGTCATCAAGCCTGGGAACACCAAGGAGAAAATCGCCATCTTCGCTGCCAGCAGCGACAACAGCAGCAGTGCCGGCAATGGAAACAGAAATCTTAGCGTCAGCATTCGCAACAGCAGTAACAGCAGCAGCCCCAGCAGCCGGACAGTATCGATAAAAATCAAGGGCAGCTGGGAGGTCGAGGGTTCCATAGCCAAGCGCAGGAAACGATCTGTGGACCCCGACACACTCAAGACCCCAGAGCAGAAGCCACAGCTGCAGCCCACCAGGACGAGGGATTGTGGGGCAAGGGAGGTGGGGGGACAGTTGGACAGCATGGTGACTGAGGGGG GGGGAGGAGAGGAAGAAACGGAGGAGGAAGAGGATGGGGATGGGGAGGGAGGGAAAGCCCTGTCTGTGGTGGAGATGGTGGCATATTTAGAGCAGAGGGCCAGCGATCTGCTTACAGACTGTACCAAACACTGCCCTGTGCGCAGCTTGGGTTGCGTTGGGCAATCGAAGGGGGGGACCGCAGTGGAGCAGCAGTCTGTGTCGGAGAGCCAGGGGGACTGCGTCAGGGTGCTGGAGATGGTGGCCAAGCTGGAGTCGGAGTGCCTCAAGAGGCAGTGTGAGCGGGAGGCCAGCGGGGGGCTGTCCCGCAACAACAGCCTGCGCAGGAACGTGGGGAGGGTGCTGCTAGCAACAGGGCAGGTTCCTCCGCTCTCCATGCAGCAGCCAGAGTCTGAGCCACAGCATAATCCTCAGCAGGGTCAGAACTGtttagaggaggaggaggaggaggaggaggaggagtctcCTGACAAATTGAGCAAGAGGAGCCCCCAGAAAAACGGGGATTGCTGTGAAACTCTGGCTTCAGAAACTGCCAGTTTGGTCTTCAGGGAAAGGGAAGGGAGCTATTGCTGCGATGGCAGCGTAGATTTGAGAGAGCCTCTGCACTTGAATTGCAGGCCTAAGGGCTGCTGTGAAGAGGGTATGGAGCagcagggggagaggaggaggaggaggaggaggagggtggaggaggaggaggaggaggaggaggagggtagCGCTGGCGAGTCCTCCTGTGTAATGAAGGAGGGGGACTCGGGTGCGAGAGCCGGGCCGCAGCAGGAGAGGCGAGAGGAGTACGAGCCCCACGTCGGCCATCGTGAGGAGCAGATTCCCGGGATGCTGTTTTTCAGACAGACTCCGTCCTCGACTGAGCAGGACCAGCTCTCTAAGCcaccagcagctgcagcagcaaagaaggatgaggaggaggaagcaGGAAAAGAAGAAAGTAGAGAATCGGAGCGTTCCATAGACTCTGCCCCACAAAGAGACTCCACCCCAACAGAACTGCCCCGACCCCTGtctggggaggagggagagactgAAAGTGAGGGCGTGTCACAGCAGCGAGAGATGTTGCCTCTGCGCAGGCTGGTCTCCCACGAGTTCCTGGAGATGCGCTTCAAGATCCAGCAGCTGCTGGAGCCCCAACAGTACATGGCCTTTCTGCCGCATCACATCATAGTGCAGATCTTCCGCTTCTTGCCCACGGAGACGCTGGCCGCACTCAAGTGCACCTGCCATTACTTCCAGTTCATCATCGAGAGCTACAACGTGCGGCCCGCCGACTCCCGCTGGGTATGCGACCCCCGCTACAGGGACGACCCCTGCAAGCAGTGCAAGAAGCGCTACGGTCGCGGGGATGTGTCGCTCTGCCGCTGGCACCCTAAGCCGTACTGCCAGGCGCTGCCGTACGGCCCCGGCTACTGGATGTGCTGCCACGGCTCCCAGAAGGACGCAGCGGGCTGCAGCGTGGGACTGCACGACAACCGCTGGGTCCCCGCCTTCCACAGTTTGAACATGCCAATCTACAAGAGAGTGCGGGGGGCTGAGGAGGACACTTCATAG
- the LOC121329835 gene encoding galectin-3-like — MSDGLNLSDALFGDSASSAPTVSNPAGPWNPNMGYSNPIPGFPAAGGQQPQPAMMSQLPVPFDMPLQVGVHDKLLFTIVGTIKPKPISFTIDFKRGNDIAFHCNPRFNDEGKKAVVRNSFVNGRWGPEERQLTQFPFVEGQPFEIAILVTGSQFKMAVNRTHLLEFNHRVKQLNEITNLRISGDVFLNSVLPSILP; from the exons atgagcGATGGACTGAAC CTCTCGGACGCCCTGTTCGGCGACTCCGCCTCCAGCGCCCCAACAGTGAGCAACCCGGCTGGTCCCTGGAATCCGAACATGGGTTACAGCAACCCTATCCCAGGATTCCCTGCTGCAGGAGGGCAACAACCGCAGCCTGCCATGATGAGCCAGCTC CCTGTACCCTTCGATATGCCACTCCAGGTAGGGGTGCACGACAAGCTGCTGTTCACCATTGTGGGGACCATCAAGCCCAAACCCATCAG CTTTACAATTGACTTCAAGAGGGGCAACGACATCGCCTTCCACTGCAACCCCCGCTTCAACGATGAAGGGAAGAAGGCAGTGGTGCGGAACAGCTTCGTGAACGGGCGCTGGGGACCCGAGGAGAGGCAGCTCACCCAGTTTCCCTTTGTCGAGGGCCAGCCATTCGAG ATAGCAATCCTGGTCACTGGGAGTCAGTTCAAAATGGCGGTCAATCGGACTCACCTGCTGGAGTTCAACCACAGGGTGAAGCAGCTGAACGAGATCACCAACCTGCGCATCTCAGGGGACGTGTTCCTGAACTCGGTCCTGCCCAGCATCCTGCCCTAG